One genomic segment of Musa acuminata AAA Group cultivar baxijiao chromosome BXJ3-3, Cavendish_Baxijiao_AAA, whole genome shotgun sequence includes these proteins:
- the LOC135632712 gene encoding trihelix transcription factor ASR3-like, producing the protein MEQAGIIQALPITPMKEKESQRRKMSTDSRISPRGPASSSRCTRSQAAADWTTYELLVLVNETAAMDEDWLRALSSYQKWKMISDNCVALDVIRSSYQCKRRWESLLAGYRKIREWESRHGEGSYWSLDSEEKQHLGLPTLFDPEIFGSMDTIIKPHEDQARWGDVDSENLMDTAGGSEDLIVTMEAAILDANGAQGSKENNAEDETQKKREKGKRYGEQAARQCSTDTRHTQRRAGWKLQT; encoded by the exons ATGGAGCAAGCCGGCATCATCCAGGCTCTGCCCATCACCCCTATGAAGGAGAAGGAATCCCAGCGCAGGAAGATGAGCACTGACTCCAGAATTAGTCCTCGGGGGCCGGCGAGTTCCTCTCGGTGCACTCGCTCGCAGGCCGCCGCCGACTGGACCACATACGAGTTGCTCGTCCTCGTGAACGAGACCGCCGCCATGGACGAGGACTGGCTCAGGGCCCTCTCCTCGTACCAGAAGTGGAAGATGATATCCGACAACTGCGTGGCCTTGGACGTCATCCGGTCCTCCTACCAGTGCAAGCGGCGGTGGGAGTCGCTGCTCGCCGGGTACAGGAAGATCAGGGAGTGGGAGTCCCGGCACGGGGAGGGCTCCTACTGGAGCTTGGACAGCGAGGAGAAGCAGCACCTGGGCCTCCCAACTTTGTTCGATCCGGAAATCTTTGGTTCCATGGACACGATCATTAAGCCGCATGAGGACCAGGCTCGGTGGGGCGACGTCGACTCAGAGAACCTTATGGATACCGCTGGTGGTTCCGAAGACCTGATTGTGACCATGGAGGCAGCAATTCTGGATGCCAATGGTGCTCAAG GTTCCAAAGAGAATAATGCAGAGGATGAGActcagaagaagagagaaaaaggcAAGAGATATGGCGAGCAAGCTGCGAGACAATGCTCGACGGATACACGCCATACTCAGAGGAGAGCTGGATGGAAGCTGCAGACATAG
- the LOC103973127 gene encoding uncharacterized protein LOC103973127 — MTMKQQQQQQQQQTARADRHHRHCGEEEDEKYEEGEEEEEQEEAESEGDDCFFESFDRVASRVSFCVDLPSDSDDDEEDDVRISFASAVGPPCDLRCVTFSREEFLAQHRDEDEGHHQGRGPGGYDYDVWMAEPISIKERRRRLLQGMGFASKRDLAASLRIRSISRKAVDAPATNGDQASESLPPLPPLPPLPPPQSPVSPEAVEVAASPDTSTPPPAITRCRSDTELATRGSPPLAEPTLTRAASAPPTLWDNLARETPEAAGDDGVAGADDAEALVLASGEVCRIENPDTGNEFVVSECDKDGKGRLNDIPTGLQITMEDFERFLGYSPIVKELMRRVKLGGGQQRSSDKAVQAIEGPKNSKPGYRKKGGWFKNIKFVASSVTGLITEKEKGDAGSKVTGKSPGDNSSELMKVRQHGKSYRELTGLYMSQEIDAHQGSIWSIKFSWDGRFLASAGEDRVVHVWQVQECDIHSTSLRRQESRTLPPSKPDGSPDGSLPSTQPLKKTKKTKSKKRSLPDYINMPEVIFSLSEKPVCSFEGHSDDVLDLSWSKSQHLLSSSMDKTVRLWDMETKSCLRLFAHNDYVTCIQFNPIDDRYFISGSLDAKVRIWSVPDRQVVDWTDLHEMVTAACYTPDGQGALVGSHKGSFRLYKTTDCKLSQESQIDIQNKKKKTNAKKITGFQFAPGNPSEVLITSADSQVRVFDDLKMVHKFRGFRNTSSQMSASYTSDGRYVICASEDSHVYVWKREANAGKSKGLSTTRSHEHFYCKDVSVAIPWPNARSNCSPLSPPPMSGRFSQQEPLGSTDSQRSTATLDDIFPSGSNSSPPLPKKSDSELTQSQAEELSNISLSGAGIGSESFASASSSMRASDPGSSSLSSWGWYSGGSTRSGGGGDQPNAWGLVVVTAGLGGDIRIYQNFGLPLRLSRQTNLF, encoded by the exons ATGACgatgaagcagcagcagcaacagcagcagcagcaaacagCACGGGCGGATCGTCATCATCGTCATTGcggcgaggaggaggatgagaaatacgaggagggggaggaagaagaagagcaggAGGAGGCGGAAAGCGAGGGGGACGACTGCTTCTTCGAGTCCTTCGATCGCGTCGCCTCGAGGGTCTCCTTCTGTGTCGACCTCCCTTCCGACTCGGATGACGACGAGGAAGATGACGTCCGCATATCCTTCGCCTCCGCCGTCGGCCCGCCCTGCGACCTCCGCTGCGTCACCTTCTCCCGAGAGGAGTTCCTTGCGCAGCACCGTGACGAGGACGAGGGCCACCACCAGGGAAGAGGACCCGGTGGCTACGACTACGACGTCTGGATGGCCGAGCCCATTTCCATCAAGGAGCGCCGACGCCGCCTCCTCCAGGGCATGGGCTTCGCCAGCAAGAGGGACCTCGCCGCCTCCCTACGGATCCGCAGCATCAGCCGGAAAGCCGTCGACGCCCCTGCCACCAACGGGGACCAAGCCTCGGAATCGTTACCTCCGCTGCCGCCGCTACCGCCGCTACCGCCGCCGCAGTCGCCGGTGTCCCCGGAGGCGGTCGAGGTGGCGGCCTCTCCCGACACCTCCACGCCCCCACCGGCGATCACCAGATGCCGATCCGACACGGAGCTGGCGACGAGGGGCTCGCCTCCGCTCGCCGAGCCCACCCTGACGCGTGCCGCCTCCGCCCCGCCCACCCTCTGGGACAACCTCGCGCGCGAAACGCCGGAAGCCGCCGGAGACGACGGAGTTGCAGGAGCGGACGATGCGGAAGCCCTCGTGCTCGCCTCCGGTGAGGTCTGCCGGATCGAGAATCCCGACACGGGAAACGAATTCGTGGTCAGCGAGTGCGACAAAGACGGGAAGGGTCGGCTCAACGACATCCCGACCGGGCTGCAGATCACCATGGAGGACTTCGAGCGGTTCCTGGGATACTCGCCGATCGTCAAGGAGCTCATGCGGAGGGTGAAACTGGGCGGCGGCCAGCAGCGCAGCAGCGACAAGGCCGTCCAAGCCATTGAGGGCCCCAAGAACTCGAAACCGGGATACAGAAAGAAAGGGGGCTGGTTCAAGAACATCAAATTCGTCGCGAGCTCCGTCACCGGGCTCATCACGGAGAAGGAGAAGGGTGATGCCGGGTCGAAGGTGACCGGAAAGTCGCCCGGTGACAACTCGTCGGAGCTGATGAAGGTCCGTCAGCACGGCAAGTCCTACAGGGAGCTCACCGGCCTTTACATGAGCCAAGAGATCGACGCCCATCAGGGCTCCATATGGAGCATCAAGTTCAGCTGGGACGGCCGCTTCCTGGCCAGCGCCGGCGAGGATCGCGTCGTTCATGTGTGGCAAGTCCAAGAATGTGACATCCATTCTACTTCGCTGCGGCGCCAAGAGAGTCGCACCCTTCCGCCATCCAAACCCGATGGATCCCCGGATGGGTCGCTTCCCAGCACTCAGCCCTTGAAGAAGACCAAGAAGACCAAGAGCAAAAAGCGGTCCCTTCCCGATTACATCAATATGCCGGAAGTCATTTTCTCACTCTCAGAGAAGCCGGTTTGCTCCTTTGAAGGCCATTCGGATGACGTCCTGGACCTCTCTTGGTCTAAATCTCAG CATTTGTTATCATCATCAATGGATAAGACTGTAAGACTATGGGACATGGAAACAAAGTCCTGCTTGAGGTTGTTTGCACACAATGATTATG TAACATGCATCCAGTTCAATCCAATAGACGATAGGTACTTCATCAGTGGCTCTCTTGATGCCAAGGTTAGGATATGGAGTGTACCAGATCGCCAAGTTGTAGACTGGACTGATCTCCATGAGATGGTCACGGCTGCTTGCTATACACCAGACGGTCAG GGTGCTTTAGTTGGCTCACATAAAGGGAGCTTCCGGCTCTACAAGACCACCG ATTGTAAGCTTTCCCAAGAAAGCCAGATAGATATacagaacaagaaaaagaagacaaatGCAAAAAAGATAACTGGATTTCAG TTTGCTCCGGGCAATCCATCTGAAGTGTTGATCACCTCAGCTGATTCACAGGTTCGGGTCTTTGATGATCTCAAGATGGTTCACAAATTCAGAG GTTTCCGGAACACCAGCAGTCAAATGTCTGCATCATATACCTCGGATGGGAGATACGTCATATGTGCGAGCGAGGACTCTCACGTATACGTATGGAAGCGAGAGGCAAACGCAGGCAAAAGCAAAGGCTTGAGCACCACTCGATCCCACGAGCACTTCTACTGCAAGGATGTGTCGGTCGCAATTCCATGGCCAAATGCCCGAAGTAACTGTTCGCCACTATCTCCGCCGCCCATGTCCGGGAGGTTCAGCCAGCAGGAACCCCTAGGAAGCACCGACTCGCAGCGGTCCACCGCCACACTCGATGACATCTTCCCCAGCGGCAGTAACTCATCCCCGCCTCTTCCCAAGAAGAGCGACTCGGAGCTGACACAGTCTCAAGCAGAGGAGCTCAGTAACATATCTCTCTCGGGCGCAGGGATCGGCAGCGAGTCATTTGCTTCAGCTTCCTCTTCCATGCGGGCTTCGGATCCTGGCTCATCTTCCTTGTCCTCCTGGGGATGGTACAGTGGAGGCAGTACCAGGAGCGGCGGGGGCGGCGATCAACCGAACGCCTGGGGACTGGTGGTTGTCACGGCCGGTCTGGGTGGGGATATCAGGATCTATCAGAACTTTGGCCTGCCACTTCGCCTCAGCCGGCAAACCAATCTATTCTGA
- the LOC135633998 gene encoding coniferyl alcohol acyltransferase-like: protein MGGSEEFSIDVKGSETVVAVLPVQEHRLPLSNLDLLLPDMDVGVFLCYRKPEGKHFHSTFASMVSLLKASLAQALVTYYPFAGQVVANSVGEPELHCNNRGVDFVVVFADVELRELRLCNPDDSVEGKLVPKKKEGVLCVQATEFKCGSLVLACTFDHRVADAYSANMFLVAWSEIAMLKPLSRLPSFRRSLLTPRHPLQLHPSFDRLFVPVSSLPPPKHHYSDQAVNRIYYIAAADINRMQSSAKRRSKIVVFTAYLWRVLAKAAAPEDRWCRMGVVVDGRSRLGNAAMSSYFGNVLSIPYGRLNVESLRRMELAEVAEVVHGWLRPGTTEEHFRGLVDWVEVHRPEPAVARIYCGEADEGPGCVVSSGRAFPVAEVEFGWGKAAFGSYHFPWGGSAGYVMPMPSAKGNGDWVVYMHIQKEVVAALEEEQPPVLRPLTPDYYLTDTN, encoded by the exons aTGGGAGGAAGCGAAGAATTTTCCATAGACGTTAAGGGGAGTGAGACGGTGGTGGCGGTGCTGCCAGTGCAAGAACACCGCTTGCCGTTGTCCAATCTGGACCTCCTCTTGCCAGACATGGACGTTGGTGTCTTCCTCTGTTACAGGAAACCAGAGGGGAAGCACTTTCACTCCACCTTCGCCTCCATGGTGAGCTTGCTCAAAGCATCACTAGCGCAAGCGCTGGTGACGTACTACCCCTTTGCAGGCCAGGTGGTGGCGAACTCGGTGGGCGAGCCGGAGCTGCACTGCAACAATCGTGGCGTGGACTTCGTCGTAGTCTTCGCGGACGTGGAGCTTAGGGAGCTGAGGCTCTGCAACCCCGACGACAGCGTCGAGGGGAAGCTGGTGCCGAAGAAGAAGGAAGGAGTTTTGTGTGTGCAG GCAACAGAGTTCAAGTGCGGCAGCCTAGTCTTGGCCTGCACGTTCGACCACCGCGTCGCCGATGCCTACTCTGCCAACATGTTCTTGGTTGCCTGGTCGGAGATCGCCATGCTGAAGCCCCTCTCCCGGCTCCCCTCCTTCCGCCGGTCTCTCCTCACCCCCCGCCACCCGCTTCAGCTCCATCCTTCCTTCGACCGCCTCTTCGTCCCCGTCTCCTCCCTCCCGCCCCCCAAACATCATTATTCGGACCAAGCTGTCAACCGGATTTACTACATCGCCGCTGCGGACATTAACCGCATGCAGTCCTCCGCCAAAAGGAGAAGCAAAATCGTGGTGTTCACCGCCTACCTCTGGCGCGTTCTGGCCAAAGCAGCGGCGCCGGAGGACAGGTGGTGCCGCATGGGCGTCGTCGTCGACGGCCGGTCTCGTCTCGGAAACGCTGCCATGTCCAGCTACTTCGGCAACGTGTTGTCGATCCCCTACGGCAGGTTGAACGTGGAGAGTCTGAGGCGGATGGAGTTGGCGGAAGTGGCGGAGGTGGTGCATGGGTGGCTGAGACCGGGAACCACGGAAGAGCACTTCCGGGGGCTGGTCGACTGGGTGGAGGTGCACCGTCCGGAGCCGGCGGTGGCGAGGATCTACTGCGGGGAGGCGGACGAAGGGCCGGGGTGCGTCGTGTCATCAGGAAGGGCGTTTCCGGTGGCGGAGGTGGAGTTCGGATGGGGGAAGGCGGCGTTCGGATCCTACCACTTTCCCTGGGGCGGAAGCGCCGGGTACGTGATGCCGATGCCGAGCGCCAAGGGGAACGGGGACTGGGTGGTGTACATGCATATCCAGAAAGAGGTGGTGGCGGCGCTGGAAGAGGAACAGCCACCCGTGCTTCGTCCTTTAACACCCGATTACTACCTTACAGACACCAACTGA